Genomic DNA from Deferrivibrio essentukiensis:
GGCACTGGTCAATAACATATTTACCACCCTGGTTAATTAACTGTTTACTGATATAACTAACTACAATATCATAAATATTACCAACATATTTTGTCACATCTTCCAACATGAGAACTGGGAATTTTACAATGTTTTGATTAATAATTGTTTTTAAGCTTTTAAGCTTCTGTAAAGGAGTGTCACCATTCATACCTACTCCAAAATGATTTCTTGCTGTGTTCCACACATTAAGCCACTCCTGAGCTTTCTTTATAAATGCTCTATCATCATTACAGGTAAGAACATGAGAAGAAAAGAAATACTCATCATCCAATTTGTGAGAGCTTTCTATAATGCCCTGTAAGTGTTTAGCCCGAGGAGGTATGGTATATGCTTCAGCATTTAAAATTGATACAAGATCGTTAAAGGTCTTAAGCTTTTTCTCGCTACCACTGAAAAACTCCCCACCGTTATCAACCCGTATTCTTATCCTATCTCTTACATTGTTTAATCTCATCCATAGAATCACGATGAACAAAAATAATATCCCATAAGTGGCATTTAGACTATGGGCATACATGGTAAACCTTATCCTTGTCTTTACATCTATGGCATTATAGGCATAAGTGGGAAGTAATCTGTTTTTAATATGCTCATATACTTCCATAGGAAGAGCTTTTTCATCCAATATGTGCTTTGTGTCTACCTGTAATTCTGTAAATGGCAATAGACTCTCATAGTCATAGAGCCTCCTTCTGTTGTTGTTCTTTGTCCTTACGTATTTCTTGTTTACCTTGTTCTTCCTGAGCAAAAACTTGATATAATCTTCTTGGATAAGTATAGAATATTTTTCCTTCAGATACTTCGAAAGCCTTCTTGCTCCATAGCCAGTATTTTTTGCCTCCACAAGAATTAATTGCTTAAAACTATCACTATACTTTCTATTTACCCTCTTAGGAGCCCTTGAACAATCTTCTAATCTACCGTCTCTTGCCCTCCTAACTGTATGCCTACTTATTCCTAATATGCTGGCAGTCTTAGTTACATTACCATTGTTCTTTGCCAAAACCTCTCTAATGAGTAATCTGGCCGCTACATCAGATTTGATTTTTCTTAAATTGTGATATATACTATTCATAGCTGCCTCCATGTT
This window encodes:
- a CDS encoding helix-turn-helix domain-containing protein; translation: MNSIYHNLRKIKSDVAARLLIREVLAKNNGNVTKTASILGISRHTVRRARDGRLEDCSRAPKRVNRKYSDSFKQLILVEAKNTGYGARRLSKYLKEKYSILIQEDYIKFLLRKNKVNKKYVRTKNNNRRRLYDYESLLPFTELQVDTKHILDEKALPMEVYEHIKNRLLPTYAYNAIDVKTRIRFTMYAHSLNATYGILFLFIVILWMRLNNVRDRIRIRVDNGGEFFSGSEKKLKTFNDLVSILNAEAYTIPPRAKHLQGIIESSHKLDDEYFFSSHVLTCNDDRAFIKKAQEWLNVWNTARNHFGVGMNGDTPLQKLKSLKTIINQNIVKFPVLMLEDVTKYVGNIYDIVVSYISKQLINQGGKYVIDQC